Genomic window (Vicinamibacterales bacterium):
GACCTCAGCTAGGGTCTTGCCATAGGGAGGGTAGTGAAAGATCGGATCGTAGCCGAAGCCTGCCGCTCCCGACGGTTCATCAGCGACCTGGCCTTCGACGATTCCGCGGGTCTCAAACAGGATGTTTGAACCACGTACCACAACCAATGCGCACACGAACCTCGCCCGGCATCTTAACCGTTCCGCATTTGCCAGTCGGGTATAGATCGCCTTGAACCTCTCAGAATAACTATCGCCGTTGAACCGCGCTGAATGGACGCCTGGCTCTCCGTTCAATCCGTCAATCTCTAGTCCAGAATCTTCTGCTAGGGTCAACTGCCCGGTCGCGGCCGCGTAATGCAGTGCCTTTTCACGGGCGTTCGCGACGAACGTGTCACCGGTTTCATCGGGCACAATTACGGGTGGGAAGTCGCTGAGCGAGACGAGGTCGACGTCGAGTCCGGTCAAAATGGAACGAATTTCACTGAGCTTGTGAGCGTTGGTTGTAGCCACCAAGAGTTGCATCGGACTGCTACATCATGCCTTCGTGAGGTAAGCACCAACGATTTCACGCTGTTGCTCGATGAGTTGCCGGATGCCCTCGTCTGCCAAGCTAAGTAGTTGGTTTAGGGTGTCTCGTTCGAAAGGGGCACCTTCAGCAGTGCCTTGGACTTCGATGAAGCGGCCATCACCAGTCTTTATGATGTTCATGTCGACCTCGGCCACCGAATCTTCGCTGTAAGCGAGGTCGAGCATCGGCACACCTGCTACGACTCCGACGCTTGTTGCGGCGACGTGGTCGAGCACCGGCATCGATGTAATCTGGCCCCGTTCTCGCATGCCTTGGACGGCGAGCACGAGAGCCACGAAGCCTCCGGTGATAGCGGCAGTACGGGTGCCACCGTCTGCCTGAATGACATCACAATCGATCCAAACAGTACGTTCACCGAGGGCTTCGAGTTTTGACACTGCACGTAGCGACCGACCGATGAGTCTTTGAATTTCGTGAGTACGACCGCCCACTTTTCCTTTTGTTGATTCCCGGGTCGAACGTGTTGTTGTGGCCCGCGGAAGCATACTGTACTCCGCTGTTATCCAACCCTTACCACTATTACGGAGAAACGGCGGAACTCGATCTTCGACGCTGGCACTGCAAATCACGCGGGTACGCCCGACTTCAATCAGTACGGACCCTTCAGCATGGAGGAGATAATTTGGCCTGAGTTGTGTTGGACGAAGCTCGTCTGGCCGACGTGCGTCCTCTCGGGTTGGAATCGTCATTAGCGTGTCATGAAAACGGTCAGGGGACTGTGATATCACCGACCTCAGGTGATGCTAGATCAACCCATTCCGCTCGCGGTGTTATGGGACGCCTGAGGTCAACGTGACCGGCGAGTGTATCCACTTCCCGTCCTTCGATCAATATTTGTACCGCCCGGATGCTCGGTACGTTGACAGTGACCGCATTGACGATCGTGTAGACAGTCAGTAATTCGCCCAAGGAACCACCGGAGTGTTTGGAACTGATTTCTCGGCTCAAATTAACAAAGGCATCGCCGCGGTCAGTGAGGTA
Coding sequences:
- the rdgB gene encoding RdgB/HAM1 family non-canonical purine NTP pyrophosphatase, giving the protein MQLLVATTNAHKLSEIRSILTGLDVDLVSLSDFPPVIVPDETGDTFVANAREKALHYAAATGQLTLAEDSGLEIDGLNGEPGVHSARFNGDSYSERFKAIYTRLANAERLRCRARFVCALVVVRGSNILFETRGIVEGQVADEPSGAAGFGYDPIFHYPPYGKTLAEVSREEKAAVSHRGKAVRALRNYLATNTALWET
- the rph gene encoding ribonuclease PH, translating into MTIPTREDARRPDELRPTQLRPNYLLHAEGSVLIEVGRTRVICSASVEDRVPPFLRNSGKGWITAEYSMLPRATTTRSTRESTKGKVGGRTHEIQRLIGRSLRAVSKLEALGERTVWIDCDVIQADGGTRTAAITGGFVALVLAVQGMRERGQITSMPVLDHVAATSVGVVAGVPMLDLAYSEDSVAEVDMNIIKTGDGRFIEVQGTAEGAPFERDTLNQLLSLADEGIRQLIEQQREIVGAYLTKA